The sequence ATATCCATGAAAAGGCTATTTTTGCAATCTGGCTCCATTTAACCAAAGACAAAGCTGTAACATCTGGGCTTTCTAAAATAAATCCCAAAGTTAAACTTGATCCAACAATAGCCCCCACTATGGCATGAGTTGTAGAAACTGGCCATCCTTGTTTTGTCGCTATTAAAAGCCACACAGAAGCAGCCATCAAAGCACTCATCATAATATATACAAAATCCATAGAGCTAACGCCGTGTAAGCTAGAAAGATTAACAATTCCACTTTTTATAGTTGATGTTACCTCTCCACCAGCTAAAACTGCACCACTAACTTCAAAAATAGCTGCAACCATAAGTGCTTGCGTAAGAGTTAAAGTTCCTGAGCCAACACTGGTTCCAAATGAGTTTGCAACATCGTTGCCGCCTATATTAAAGGCCATAAAAATACCAAAAACAGCTGCAATTAAAAATATAAATTTACTTGAACTCTCCACATAGCCAAATCCCCAAAAAACAAAATATACGGAAATAAAAGCTAACAAAACTCCAAAAAACAGACTCATTTTAGATATCTTCATAAAACTCCCTTATATATATCGCGCATTATATCAAAAATAAACTTATTATCTAGTTTGCGAATTTATTAATTTTAAATATAATAAAATAAAAAAGGATGAAATTTGAAACTTTTTTCGTGGAATGTAAATGGTATTAGAGCTGTTGTCAATAAAGATGGTTTTGATTGGCTAAAAGATTATAAACCTGATTTTTTAGGATTGCAAGAAGTTAAGGCTACAGAAGATCAAATTCCAAATGAAATTTATAATCTTGGTTTTGACGAGGTAACCTTAAACTCAGCTGCTCGCCCTGGATATTCAGGGGTTATGAGCTTAGCAAACTTTGACACAATTACCACAAATTCCATGTTTTTTGAAGATGATGAGGGAAGGGTTTTAGAACATAGATTTAAAAATATTGTTTTGTTTAACATATACTTTCCAAACGGACAAAAGGATGAAGAAAGACTTAATTATAAGATGAAATTTTATGATAAGTTTTTAAACTATGCAGATGGCTTACAAAAAGATGGTTTTGATATCATAATTTGTGGCGATGTAAACACAGCACACAATGAAATAGATCTAAAAAATCCACAAGCAAATTCAAAAAGAAGTGGCTTTTTAGATATAGAAAGAGCGTGGATAGACAGGCTCTTAGAAAATGGTTTTATAGATACTTTTAGATATCTTTATCCAAAAGAAGCTAAATACTCATGGTGGACATATAGGTTTAATGCTAGAGCAAACAACGCTGGCTGGAGGATTGATTACTTTTTTATATCTGATAGCTTAAAAGATAAATTAAAAGATGCTTTTATATTAAATGATGTTTTTGGAAGCGATCATTGTCCTGTTGGGATTGAAATAGATATATAGATAAATATGGGGTTAAAGCTCAACTTAGCCCCTTAAAAGACCCTTAAAGCCCTCTAATGCAAAATTCCATTTTTTCTCTATAATCTCTTTCATAATAACTGCAAATTTGCCATATATATTTTTACCAAAAATATTTCCCACTGCATAATTTTTACCTATTGAACAAACTGAACCTTTGTTTTTATAGCTAAATTTTGGTACTTTAGCCAAACCTAATTCAGCATTTATAATCTTTGCAAGATGAGTGCCCATTTGACAAGCAATTTGAGCTGTAGGATTGTAAAATTTACCAGTTTTTTTATCTTTAAAAGCTGCTATGTCTCCTATTATAAAGATCTCTTCTATGCAAGATTTTGGCTTTAAATACTCATTAACCTCAACTCTTCCTCTATAGCTTTTAAAACAACTATTGTCTATTAAGCTATTTCCCTTAACTCCTGCTGTCCAAATAACTATATCGCCTTTTAAACTTCCAAAATTCTCTATCTCAATTCCATCATCATCTTTTTTAATTATCTTAGAATTTGTCATTATTTTTACGCCTAAATTTTCTAAAATTTGAGTAGCTTTTTGCACCACGTCTTTATCATACATTGGCAAAATATTAGGTAGAGCCTCAATTATAATTATATTGACTCTATTAAATTCAAAATTATTTTTACCCTCTTTTTCTTTAAGTTCTGTTGCAAGCGATCCTGCAAGTTCAACACCGCTAAGACCTCCACCGCAAACTACAATATTTAACTCATCTATTTTAGAATTTTTAAGTTCATTTATTTTATTGTAAATTTCATCTTTTATAGCTAATGATTTTTCATAATTTCCCAAATCAAAAGCATCGTCCATACCTTCAATACCAAACATCTCCTTTTCATATCCTAACGATAAAACCAAATAATCAAATTCATATTTTCCATTTTTTGCAAGTATGTAGTCTTTACCAATCTTAGTAACATCATCAACTACAAATTTAACTCTTTTATCTATAATTTTTTCTATATCATAAATAACACTTTTATCAGCCTCTCCTGATGCTATTTTGTGAAGCTGCGCAGCATGATAGTGGTATGAATTGTTATTGATTAAAGTAACTTCTGCTTTGCTAAATATATTTTCAGTCAATCCTTTTATAAAAGAAAGCCCTGCATACCCAGCCCCAACAACTATAATTTTTTTCATTCCATCATCCTTAATATATTGCAAGAGACTTAATTATAACATAAAAAATTATTATAAATAATATAAATGGCTTATTTAAATTTTAAATTTATCCTCTGTTTTAAGAAAATAATCTAAGAATTTTAGATACTATAAAAAATTATTAAATTAATGCTTATTGATAATTTATAATTTAGTTAAAAAGGAATAAAAATGAACAAACGAGAGACATGGAGCAACAAGCTTACCTATGTGCTTACAGTTGCAGGAGCCACGATAGGCTTTGGATGTACTTGGAGATTTCCATATTTGGTAGGTGAAAATGGTGGTGGCGCCTATGTTCTTTTGTTTTGTATAGCCATGATAATTTTAGGTATTCCTATGATGCTTGTGCAAAATGTTATAGGTAGACGTGCTATGAAAAATAGTGTTGATGCTTTCATAGTAGATAAAAGAGATGGTAGTAAAATTAGTAAATTTTGGAGATTTGTTGGATATATGGGGCTAATTGGTGCATTTGGAATTTTAGCATATTATATGGTTTTAGGCGGATGGGTTATGACTTACATCTCAAATATAATTATGCACAAATTTATTTTATCTGCTCCTATAACAAAAGAATATACAGAGGCATTTTACTATAAAAATATTGAACACAATCCCCTTATGGTAGGTTTTTATACATTTTTATTTGTCGCAGTAAACTGGTATATTTTAAAAAAGGGTATTATAAATGGAATTGAGAAATTTGTAAAATTTTTAATGCCGTTTTTGTTTTTATGCTTTATAACTGTAATTATTGCAAATTTAAATTTAGACGGAGCAAAAGATGGAATTAGCTTCTATCTTGGTGTTGATTTTAGTAAAATTAATGCTAAACTTTTCATAGATGTTTTAGGTCAAGTATTTTTTGCATTATCTTTGGGTTTTGGAGTTATGATAACCCTTTCAAGTCACCTTTCAAAAGATGAAAATTTAATACAAACAGCAACTTTTACAGGAGTAATAAACACTATTATTGCTGTTATGGCTGGCTTTATGATATTTCCTGCAATTTTTACAGCTGGGCTTGAACCTGCAGCTGGTCCAAGCTTAGTTTTTAAAACTTTACCAATTGCATTTTCATATATACCATTTGGTGGTATTTTAGCTGTTGTATTTTTTATAATTTTAATGATAGCAGCTCTTACAACTTCAATTACAATATATCAAGTCATAATAGGCGTTTTGGAAGAAAAACTTAATATGAATACTACAAAAGCTACAACAATAACGCTTTTAGTAATTTTTATATTTGGAAATATTCCGTCGGTTTTAGCTTATGGTCCTTGGCAAGATATTTTGGTTTTAGGAAGAAATATATTTGATGCTTTTGATTTTATTAGTGCAAATATATTTTTTACTTCAACTGCTTTTATGTGTTGTGTTTATGTTGGTTGGATTTTAAAAGAAGACGCAATATATGAGATAAGTAATGCTAATAAATTAAAATCGCCTTTAATTAAAATATGGTATAACTATATAAAATATGTTTTGCCTGTGATAATACTTGTTGTTTTTATAGCAGGCCTTACTACTATTTAAGAGTTGAAAATAAAAATTTATATATTTAGAAAGAACTTTTAGTTCTTTCTAAATAACTTTATTTTTCCCAAATTCCATTTGTGATTTTTTTCTTAAGCTCAGGATATTCGTTTATATCAAATTCTGGGTTTTTACCCGCTTTAACTTGCTTTTCATAATCTCTTAAAAGCAAAAATGCCATAGGAGACAATGCAACGATAGCAACTAAATTTATTAAAGCCATTACGCCCATTGAAGCATCTGCCATATCCCAAATAAGAGTTTGACCTTGGATTGAGCCAAAATATACCATAACTAAAACTAGCACTCTAAATGCAAATAAAATATTTTTATCGTTTTTGATAAATTGAACATTGCTTTCTGCATAAGCATAGTTACCAATTACTGAAGAGTAGCAAAATAATATAAGTAAAATAGCTAAAAAATCTCCGCCATAGCTTCCAATAGTACTATCTAATGCTTGCTGTGTTAGTGCAACTCCTGTAATTTCTCCACCAACAACAAAAACTCCACTTATTAAGATTAAAAATGCAGTACAAGAGCAAACCACAATAGTATCAACAAAAACTCCAAGCATTTGAATTAATCCTTGATTTGCAGGGTGAAATGCATCGCTTGCTGCAGCTGCATTTGGAGCTGAACCCATACCAGCTTCGTTTGAAAAAAGCCCTCTTTTAATACCATTTAACATAGCTATGGTTAAAACTCCAAAAAGCCCCCCGCCTGCTGATTTAAAGTTAAATGCATCTGAAAATATCATACCAAAAATGGTAGGAATTTTATCATAGTTTGTAATAATTACATAAATTGTAACCAAAAGATATATAAGCGCCATTATAGGAACGATACCTTCTGAAAATCTAGCAACTCTTTTTATCCCACCAAATATAATTGGTGCTGTTATTATAACAAGCCCTATCGCAACCATTTTTGGGCTCCAATCCCATGCTTCATGCGTTGCTGCAACTATTGTATTTGCCTGAACAGCTTCAAATGTAAGCCCGAAACAAAAAACCAAACTTAAAGCAAAAATAACACCAAGCCATTTTTGACCAAGACCATCAGTTATATAGTAAGCTGGTCCTCCTCTAAAACTACCATCAGGGTTTTTAACTTTATAAAGTTGTCCTAAGGTTGATTCTATAAAAGCTGTGCTCATTCCAATAAGTGCAGTTATCCACATCCAAAAAACAGCTCCAGGACCTCCTATTGCAATTGCTATTGCAACTCCTGCAACATTTCCTGTGCCAACTCTACTAGCAAGCCCAACAACAAAGGCTTGAAAAGGGCTAATAGCATCAGTTGCTTTTCTTTTTCCAGCAGCCATTCTTATAAAACTTTGTTTAAATAGTCTAATTTGAACAAATTTAGTCTTGATCGTAAAATATATTCCAACCCCTATTAAAATATAGACTAAAATAGCCCAAACATAGGTATTTGCTACATTTGTTATCTCTTTTATAATCTCAATCATAAATCTCCTTCTAATGGTTTAAATTCATTATAGCCTATGGTTTTATCTATATAGATAAAAATTTATTATTAATTTTTTAATATAAAAAAAATTAAAACTTATTGATAATCTTTTAAGTATCTTAAAATTTGATTTGAAATTCTCTCATCAAAATCATCTTGAAGTATTTTTATAGAGTTATAGCCTTTAGTATTTTGATAATCTAAATTTGTCATGTAGTTTTGTTCTTTTTTACCATCATCTATAGAGATTTTTAAAGAGAGTTGTGCATCATAAAAATAGTCATTATTTGAACTCTCCATTCCAAATCCATACCCCCACGATCCACTTCCTCTGCCAATGCCAAATCCTATTGTTGGCCTAGTGTCTACTACTCTATTTCTTCTAAAATAGTTCAAATTTAAATCTATTAGCAAACTAGCATTTTTTTTACTATGTACTACTTCATAACCATTTTGGATTAATTTATGATTTAAAATATCCATTAAATTACTTTCGAAGTTGCTTGAATTTATAAATCTAATATATGCTTTACTGTTTTTAGGCTTTGTATCCACAAAGATTGGTTCACTTTGTCTAACCACACTGTCATTAAATCTTGTTTGTGCACATCCTGTAAAAATAAAAAGTAAAGATAGCATAAGAATCTGTTTTTTCATATTTTCCTCCTAGTTATAACTAGAAGTATTTTATCTTAATTTAGATAAATTTATTGCCCTAGAAAAAATTTCTTCTAGGGCTAATTTATTAAAAAGAGTAATCCCCTTCTCTTGCTATTGAGTTTTTAGTCATAACTCTTTTTCTATACATATTAGCAACCTCGGTTGCATCTCCTACCAAAAGTGCGTTTGTAGAACAAACTGCTGCACACATAGGAACTTTGCCTTCTGAGATTCTATTTTGTCCATAAAGCTCTCTTTCATCGCCTGAGTTAGTCTCTTCAGGACCACCAGCACACATGGTGCATTTATCCATCTCGCCCTTTATACCAAAAGCACCATCTCTTGGGAATTGTGGTGCTCCAAATGGACAAGCGTATAAGCAATAGCCACAGCCTATACAAGTGTGCTTATTATGAAGCACTACCCCATCTTCTCTAATGTAAAAGCACTTAACAGGGCAAACTTGTGCACAAGGTGCATCAGTGCAGTGCTGACAAGCCATAGTCATAGCTGTCTCTTTACCAACAACCCCTTCATTTAGTATTATAACTTTTCTTCTATTTATGCCAACTGGAACCTCATGAGCAGAAGAGCAAGCTACTTGACAAGCATAACAAGCTATACATCTACTTTCATCTACAAAAAATTTCATTCTTGCCATTTTATACTCCTTACGCTCTTTCTAGTCTGCAAAGACCAGCATTATATTCTGAAATTTGAGTAATAATATCAAATCCATAGTTTGTTACAGTGTTTGAGCTTTCACCTATAGTATAAGGTTTAGTTCCCTCAGGATATCTACTGCTTAAATCAACCCCTTGCATAACACCAGCAAAGTTGTAAGGCAAACAAATTCTATCAGGAGTAACTGACTCAGAATATATACATTTAACTTTTATTTTGGTTCCTTGAGGTGCATGTATCCACATCATAGCTCCATCTTCTATGCCATAATTTGCAGCAAGTTTTGGATTTACATGTGCAAACATTTCAGGAGTAATTGAAGCAAGATATTTACTTGTTCGCTCAATCATACCAGCACCACTTAAATTTACAAGTCTAAGTGAACTCATAACCGTTGGAAACTCTTTTGACCAATCTTTTTCAGTTTGCTCACTAATAAATTTAGAAGCTACACGGAAATTTCTCTCTTGATCATCGTAAGTTGGATATTTTTCAACTAAATCCCATCTTGGAGAGTGAAGCGGTTCTCTATGTTTTGGTATTGGATCAGGAAATTCCCAAACAATAGCTCTAGCTCTTGCATTTCCATATGGTGTTATTCCAAATTCTCTACATTTTTTTAGAATAGTTCCGCTATAATCCATACTCCAACTAGATCCTATTTTTGTCTTTTCTTCTTCTGTTAAAGTAATACCTAAAACTTTTTCTATATTGTCTTTAGTAATTTGTGGATAGCCACCTTTAATTTTTGCTCCAGCCAAAGTTACACTCTCATCAGCTAATTGACTAACTCCGTTATGTTCTAACCCAAATCTATTTCTAAAGCCCATGCCACCTTTTTCGTAAGGAATTGTTATATCATACAAAATTGGACTACCTGGATGCTCTTTATCCCAACAAGGCCAAGGAAGACCGTAATATTCACTTTCAACAGGACCTCTTCCCATTAAAGTTACAGGATCAAAGTTATGCCAGTTTTCTTGGTGACGTTTTAATCTTTTTGCAGTCCTACCTACATTCCCAATTGATTGACCAACTCTTGCTATCTCATCAGTTGCATCATCAGGCCAAACAAATTCGTTTTTAACTTGTTTTATTTCGCCATCAACAACATCAAGCATCATACCCTTTACAAGCTCATCATAAAACCCAAATTTCTTAGCAAATAAAAACATTACCTCTTGGTCTTCTTTACTTTCATAAATTGGTTTTATAACTTGAGTCCTCCACTGAGCTGAACGGTTAGTTGCAGTTACATAGCCCTCGCTTTCAAATTGAGTACATACAGGTAAAACATAAATTCCATCTTTTCTATCGCTTAAAATTGCAACTTCATTTAAAAAAGGTTCTGCAACTACAAGCATATCTAACTTATCAACAGCCTCTTGTATCTTGGTTGTATGTGCCATAGATGTAATACCTGTTCCTTGAACCCAAAGAACTCTTAGATTTCCACTTGAAAATGTGTTTTCCTCTTTTAAAACACCTTGCCACCACTTAGCAAGAGAATATCCCTTTTCATTTCTCCAATTTCTATCTTCTGGATTTTTTGGATCATGGTAAAAATATTCATTAAAATTTGTGCCTTTTACTTTTTCACCAACTTTATCTCTTTTTTCCTTTGTTGAAACAGCAAATCTTTTCACAAATTCATCAAAATCAACACCCCAGCCTTTACAATAATGTTTCCATGCGCTATCAGCTAGTCCATAATACATTGGTAATGTATCTGCAAGGTTACCCATATCAGTTGAACCTTGAACATTATCATGACCGCGGATAATATTACATCCGCCACCTGGTTTACCCATATTTCCTAAAACTAATTGAAGGATTGAGAGAATTCTTGTATTTGAACTACCTACTGAGTGCTGAGTGATACCTAAAGCCCAACATAGAGTTGCTGGTTTTGTAGTAGCAAAAAGACGAGTAAAGCTTATAAGCTCTTCTTCTTTACAGCCTGTTACATTAGCAACCTCTTCTGGTGTCCAATGTTTTGCCTCTTGTCTTATCTCATCAATTCCATAAGATTGATTTTTAATAACCTCTTTATCTTCCCAGCCATTTTTGAAAATAAGATGAAGCATTCCATAAACAAACGCTATATCAGTTCCAGGACGAATTCTAATAAACATATCAGCCTTAGCAGCTGTTCTTGTAAAAACTGGATCAACAACAACTATTTTGGCATTGTTTCTATCTCTTGCTCTTAAAGCATGTTTCATACCGCCAACTGGGTTTGCAACCGCTGAATTAGCACCTATAAAAAGAATAACTTTTGAGTTAGCTTCCATATCACCAAAGTGATTTGTCATAGCGCCATAACCCCATGTATTCGCCACACCGGCGACTGTTGCGCTATGTCAAATTCTTGCAACGTGATCTATGTTATTACTTCCCCAAAAAGCTGCAAATTTTCTAAAATAGTATGATTGTTCATTTGAAAATTTAGCCGATCCTAAAAATTCAACACTATCAGGACCATCTTCTTTTCTAATTTGCATCATTTTATCGCCAATTTCATTAACTGCAGTTTCCCAGCTAATTCTCTCCCATTTTCCATTTACTTTTTTTAATGGGTATTTAAGTCTCATTTTTGATTTTGTTAAATCAATTTGATCAATACCTTTACAGCAGTGACTTCCTTGAGATATTGGATGATCTACTGCCATATCTTGTCTTAGCCATGTATTTGATTTTTCATCAACTTCTGCTAAAATTCCACATCCTGCTGAACAAATTGAACAAATTGTTTTCTTTGTTACAGAGTTAGGAAATGGATTTTTAATCTCTTCGGGTGTTGCATCCCTTAAAGTCTCATTGTTTCCAAATGCTGCAGTTGCACCAGCTCCTAGTGCTGCAAGCTTTAGAAAGGACCTTCTTCCTATTGAACTTTGACTCATTATATTCTCCTACCAAGCCACATTATAATACTTTTCCCAATCTCTACTTTTATAGTAAAGAATCTCTTTTTTTACAGCTTTTCCGCTAACTACCCCA is a genomic window of Campylobacter blaseri containing:
- a CDS encoding exodeoxyribonuclease III produces the protein MKLFSWNVNGIRAVVNKDGFDWLKDYKPDFLGLQEVKATEDQIPNEIYNLGFDEVTLNSAARPGYSGVMSLANFDTITTNSMFFEDDEGRVLEHRFKNIVLFNIYFPNGQKDEERLNYKMKFYDKFLNYADGLQKDGFDIIICGDVNTAHNEIDLKNPQANSKRSGFLDIERAWIDRLLENGFIDTFRYLYPKEAKYSWWTYRFNARANNAGWRIDYFFISDSLKDKLKDAFILNDVFGSDHCPVGIEIDI
- a CDS encoding NAD(P)/FAD-dependent oxidoreductase, which produces MKKIIVVGAGYAGLSFIKGLTENIFSKAEVTLINNNSYHYHAAQLHKIASGEADKSVIYDIEKIIDKRVKFVVDDVTKIGKDYILAKNGKYEFDYLVLSLGYEKEMFGIEGMDDAFDLGNYEKSLAIKDEIYNKINELKNSKIDELNIVVCGGGLSGVELAGSLATELKEKEGKNNFEFNRVNIIIIEALPNILPMYDKDVVQKATQILENLGVKIMTNSKIIKKDDDGIEIENFGSLKGDIVIWTAGVKGNSLIDNSCFKSYRGRVEVNEYLKPKSCIEEIFIIGDIAAFKDKKTGKFYNPTAQIACQMGTHLAKIINAELGLAKVPKFSYKNKGSVCSIGKNYAVGNIFGKNIYGKFAVIMKEIIEKKWNFALEGFKGLLRG
- a CDS encoding sodium-dependent transporter, which translates into the protein MNKRETWSNKLTYVLTVAGATIGFGCTWRFPYLVGENGGGAYVLLFCIAMIILGIPMMLVQNVIGRRAMKNSVDAFIVDKRDGSKISKFWRFVGYMGLIGAFGILAYYMVLGGWVMTYISNIIMHKFILSAPITKEYTEAFYYKNIEHNPLMVGFYTFLFVAVNWYILKKGIINGIEKFVKFLMPFLFLCFITVIIANLNLDGAKDGISFYLGVDFSKINAKLFIDVLGQVFFALSLGFGVMITLSSHLSKDENLIQTATFTGVINTIIAVMAGFMIFPAIFTAGLEPAAGPSLVFKTLPIAFSYIPFGGILAVVFFIILMIAALTTSITIYQVIIGVLEEKLNMNTTKATTITLLVIFIFGNIPSVLAYGPWQDILVLGRNIFDAFDFISANIFFTSTAFMCCVYVGWILKEDAIYEISNANKLKSPLIKIWYNYIKYVLPVIILVVFIAGLTTI
- a CDS encoding alanine/glycine:cation symporter family protein; this translates as MIEIIKEITNVANTYVWAILVYILIGVGIYFTIKTKFVQIRLFKQSFIRMAAGKRKATDAISPFQAFVVGLASRVGTGNVAGVAIAIAIGGPGAVFWMWITALIGMSTAFIESTLGQLYKVKNPDGSFRGGPAYYITDGLGQKWLGVIFALSLVFCFGLTFEAVQANTIVAATHEAWDWSPKMVAIGLVIITAPIIFGGIKRVARFSEGIVPIMALIYLLVTIYVIITNYDKIPTIFGMIFSDAFNFKSAGGGLFGVLTIAMLNGIKRGLFSNEAGMGSAPNAAAASDAFHPANQGLIQMLGVFVDTIVVCSCTAFLILISGVFVVGGEITGVALTQQALDSTIGSYGGDFLAILLILFCYSSVIGNYAYAESNVQFIKNDKNILFAFRVLVLVMVYFGSIQGQTLIWDMADASMGVMALINLVAIVALSPMAFLLLRDYEKQVKAGKNPEFDINEYPELKKKITNGIWEK
- a CDS encoding complement resistance protein TraT, with amino-acid sequence MKKQILMLSLLFIFTGCAQTRFNDSVVRQSEPIFVDTKPKNSKAYIRFINSSNFESNLMDILNHKLIQNGYEVVHSKKNASLLIDLNLNYFRRNRVVDTRPTIGFGIGRGSGSWGYGFGMESSNNDYFYDAQLSLKISIDDGKKEQNYMTNLDYQNTKGYNSIKILQDDFDERISNQILRYLKDYQ
- the fdh3B gene encoding formate dehydrogenase FDH3 subunit beta, with amino-acid sequence MARMKFFVDESRCIACYACQVACSSAHEVPVGINRRKVIILNEGVVGKETAMTMACQHCTDAPCAQVCPVKCFYIREDGVVLHNKHTCIGCGYCLYACPFGAPQFPRDGAFGIKGEMDKCTMCAGGPEETNSGDERELYGQNRISEGKVPMCAAVCSTNALLVGDATEVANMYRKRVMTKNSIAREGDYSF
- a CDS encoding formate dehydrogenase subunit alpha produces the protein MSQSSIGRRSFLKLAALGAGATAAFGNNETLRDATPEEIKNPFPNSVTKKTICSICSAGCGILAEVDEKSNTWLRQDMAVDHPISQGSHCCKGIDQIDLTKSKMRLKYPLKKVNGKWERISWETAVNEIGDKMMQIRKEDGPDSVEFLGSAKFSNEQSYYFRKFAAFWGSNNIDHVARIUHSATVAGVANTWGYGAMTNHFGDMEANSKVILFIGANSAVANPVGGMKHALRARDRNNAKIVVVDPVFTRTAAKADMFIRIRPGTDIAFVYGMLHLIFKNGWEDKEVIKNQSYGIDEIRQEAKHWTPEEVANVTGCKEEELISFTRLFATTKPATLCWALGITQHSVGSSNTRILSILQLVLGNMGKPGGGCNIIRGHDNVQGSTDMGNLADTLPMYYGLADSAWKHYCKGWGVDFDEFVKRFAVSTKEKRDKVGEKVKGTNFNEYFYHDPKNPEDRNWRNEKGYSLAKWWQGVLKEENTFSSGNLRVLWVQGTGITSMAHTTKIQEAVDKLDMLVVAEPFLNEVAILSDRKDGIYVLPVCTQFESEGYVTATNRSAQWRTQVIKPIYESKEDQEVMFLFAKKFGFYDELVKGMMLDVVDGEIKQVKNEFVWPDDATDEIARVGQSIGNVGRTAKRLKRHQENWHNFDPVTLMGRGPVESEYYGLPWPCWDKEHPGSPILYDITIPYEKGGMGFRNRFGLEHNGVSQLADESVTLAGAKIKGGYPQITKDNIEKVLGITLTEEEKTKIGSSWSMDYSGTILKKCREFGITPYGNARARAIVWEFPDPIPKHREPLHSPRWDLVEKYPTYDDQERNFRVASKFISEQTEKDWSKEFPTVMSSLRLVNLSGAGMIERTSKYLASITPEMFAHVNPKLAANYGIEDGAMMWIHAPQGTKIKVKCIYSESVTPDRICLPYNFAGVMQGVDLSSRYPEGTKPYTIGESSNTVTNYGFDIITQISEYNAGLCRLERA